A section of the Paenibacillus yonginensis genome encodes:
- a CDS encoding aldehyde dehydrogenase: MSKEEIGMDPDGILDRHNALFEQGGTGSIALRILYLHRLKQALKKHEADWFAALRMDLNKSDFESYTTELGIVLSEIRFISSRLTRWAKPRKVRTALTHVGSKSLIIKEPYGTVLIIAPWNYPLQLALSPLIGAIAAGNTVVLKPSELTPNVSALLKRILGEVFPEDYVTVVEGGPEVSTALLARKFDYIFFTGSVGVGKIVMEAAAKHLTPVTLELGGKSPCIVHDDANLPLAARRIVFGKFTNAGQTCIAPDYLLVHRHVRDRLLAELQAELVRFYGEDPLNSPAYGRIIGQRQFDRLTSFLQDGRIVVGGEADRDKLKIAPTILADVHWGMPVMQEEIFGPLLPVLVYDELQEVIEWVRKRPKPLALYLFTGSRKVQKTVTHELSFGGGTLNDTLMHLATPYLPFGGVGESGMGSYHGYESFRTFTHEKGIVKQTTLFDFPFRYPFAKRGLSIIRRLLK, from the coding sequence ATGAGCAAGGAAGAGATCGGGATGGACCCGGATGGGATTCTGGACCGGCACAATGCTTTATTCGAGCAGGGGGGAACCGGGAGCATCGCGCTTCGTATTTTATATCTTCATCGCCTGAAGCAGGCGCTGAAGAAACATGAGGCCGACTGGTTTGCCGCTCTGAGAATGGATTTGAATAAATCCGACTTCGAAAGTTATACAACGGAGCTGGGGATCGTCCTTTCGGAGATCCGGTTTATCTCCAGCAGGCTGACCAGGTGGGCGAAGCCGCGCAAAGTTCGAACCGCGCTGACGCATGTCGGGTCCAAAAGTTTGATCATCAAGGAGCCGTATGGAACCGTACTGATTATCGCTCCGTGGAATTACCCGCTGCAGCTTGCCTTGTCTCCCCTGATCGGTGCCATTGCTGCGGGCAATACAGTTGTCCTCAAGCCGTCTGAATTAACGCCAAACGTATCGGCGCTGCTCAAACGGATTTTGGGCGAAGTATTTCCGGAGGATTATGTGACGGTTGTGGAAGGCGGGCCGGAAGTCAGCACCGCTTTACTGGCCAGGAAATTCGATTATATCTTTTTTACGGGAAGCGTAGGGGTCGGGAAAATCGTCATGGAGGCGGCGGCCAAACATTTAACGCCGGTTACCCTGGAGCTTGGGGGCAAAAGTCCCTGCATCGTGCATGACGATGCCAATCTGCCTCTCGCTGCGCGGAGAATCGTGTTCGGCAAGTTCACGAATGCCGGCCAAACCTGTATCGCTCCCGATTACTTGCTCGTTCATCGGCATGTACGGGATCGGCTGCTTGCGGAGCTGCAAGCCGAGCTTGTCCGGTTTTACGGCGAAGATCCGCTTAACAGCCCGGCTTATGGCCGCATTATCGGGCAGCGGCAATTTGACCGGCTGACGTCTTTTCTGCAGGACGGGCGAATCGTAGTTGGGGGCGAAGCCGACCGGGACAAGCTGAAGATCGCGCCGACCATTCTGGCAGATGTCCATTGGGGTATGCCAGTCATGCAGGAGGAGATATTTGGACCGCTGCTGCCTGTGCTTGTCTACGATGAACTGCAGGAAGTGATCGAATGGGTCCGGAAGCGTCCGAAGCCGCTTGCCCTATACCTGTTCACCGGAAGCCGAAAGGTTCAGAAGACCGTAACCCATGAGCTTTCCTTTGGCGGGGGAACCCTCAACGATACGCTGATGCATCTGGCCACACCTTATCTGCCGTTTGGCGGAGTTGGGGAAAGCGGGATGGGCAGTTATCACGGCTATGAGAGCTTCCGGACGTTTACGCATGAGAAAGGCATCGTCAAACAGACCACCTTGTTTGATTTCCCTTTCCGTTATCCGTTCGCCAAGCGGGGATTGTCGATCATTCGCAGGCTGTTGAAATAA
- a CDS encoding S8 family peptidase, whose product MYQDSMIQMIHSYAVKLDQPLCAELLGLHQSFSKLPRFLKYKMDRFLHKNHKLPVIIEWKEGNQDEINRFSQRLSEQGSGRVRNHFERIGFCSAEITPSGLKELLPLSRQIHRIYLNRKVHVTLNSALQSANARKIVRSGLRLTGKGVTIAIIDTGIYPHPDLEGRIAGFTDFIGGQSEPYDDHGHGTHCAGDAAGSGKQSDGKYAGPAPESRIYGIKVLDKHGNGTIETILQGLEWCIRHNEICPEDPIDIISLSIGTLPEIYPSEIDDPVVKSVNAAWEAGITVCVSAGNEGPAAGTITSPGISSRVITVGALDDKQTPHNREDDEAALFSGRGPTPYGISKPDLLVPGARIVSLRAPRSYLDRTQKWNRVGDDYFELSGTSMATPICAGIAALIKQSQPGITPDGIKQRLLEGTDLWQGRDPNIYGAGYINAERSVP is encoded by the coding sequence ATTTATCAAGACTCTATGATTCAAATGATTCATTCCTATGCCGTCAAGCTTGACCAGCCCCTCTGTGCCGAGCTGCTGGGGCTGCACCAATCATTCTCGAAGCTTCCCCGCTTCCTGAAGTACAAAATGGACCGCTTTCTGCACAAAAATCATAAACTGCCTGTGATCATAGAATGGAAAGAGGGAAATCAAGACGAAATCAACAGATTCAGTCAGAGGCTGAGTGAACAAGGCAGCGGAAGAGTGCGGAACCACTTTGAGCGGATCGGCTTCTGCAGCGCCGAAATCACGCCAAGCGGGCTTAAAGAGCTGCTGCCTTTAAGCAGGCAAATCCACCGGATTTACCTTAACCGCAAGGTTCATGTCACATTAAACTCGGCCCTTCAATCCGCCAACGCTCGGAAGATTGTCCGCAGCGGACTACGGCTTACAGGTAAGGGCGTCACGATCGCCATCATTGATACCGGCATTTACCCGCATCCGGATCTGGAGGGACGAATAGCCGGGTTTACCGACTTTATCGGCGGCCAGTCCGAACCTTATGATGACCACGGCCATGGCACACATTGTGCCGGGGACGCGGCCGGCAGCGGAAAACAATCGGACGGGAAATACGCGGGACCTGCGCCGGAATCCCGGATTTACGGCATTAAGGTGCTTGATAAACACGGCAACGGAACGATTGAAACCATTTTGCAGGGTTTGGAATGGTGCATCCGTCACAATGAAATCTGTCCCGAAGACCCGATTGACATTATCAGTTTGTCCATCGGCACCTTGCCGGAGATTTATCCCAGCGAAATCGATGATCCGGTTGTCAAAAGCGTCAATGCCGCCTGGGAAGCCGGCATTACCGTATGCGTCTCCGCCGGAAATGAAGGACCGGCCGCCGGCACGATTACCAGCCCGGGCATCAGCTCGCGGGTGATTACGGTGGGCGCGCTCGATGATAAACAGACTCCGCACAATCGCGAGGACGACGAAGCGGCCTTGTTCTCGGGCCGCGGACCAACTCCATACGGGATCTCCAAACCGGATCTGCTTGTTCCGGGGGCGCGCATCGTGTCCCTGCGCGCGCCCCGCTCTTATCTGGACCGGACCCAGAAATGGAACCGGGTCGGCGACGACTATTTCGAGCTCTCAGGCACTTCCATGGCAACGCCGATCTGTGCCGGGATAGCCGCATTGATTAAACAAAGCCAGCCGGGGATAACACCTGACGGGATCAAACAAAGGCTGCTTGAAGGAACCGACCTGTGGCAAGGACGAGACCCCAACATTTACGGTGCCGGTTATATTAACGCAGAACGCTCCGTTCCCTAA
- a CDS encoding formate--tetrahydrofolate ligase — MKSIYEIAADAGIREEHLEPYGKYKAKIDPALLEELQGRPDGRLVLVTAVNPTPAGEGKTLTTIGLAQSLNAIGRRTVAALREPSLGPVFGMKGGATGGGRAQIVPEEEINLHFTGDLHAITSANNLLSAMIDNHIYQGNALQLDPARIVWKRALDMNDRGLRSIVTGLGPGNGPVRESGFLITSASEVMAVLCLSENLEDLKRRLGQILIGYDVKGLPVTADKLKAVEAMAVLLKEAIKPNLVQTLEGTPVLVHGGPFANIAHGCSSLIATRTALKLGDIVVTEAGFGAELGAEKFFDIKCRQSGLKPSAAVLVVTAKALKYNGGAAKDRLGTEDLDSLKRGMGNLRRHVRNLQKFGVPVLVAINHFATDTDAEMEAIREECAALGVPAEVSKVFALGSEGGKQLAYALAGLLEEGQADFRPLYDTSLDLKSKIETIVKDIYGGEAVTYSPSASRALAQMEKLGYGGLPVCMAKTPYSFTDQPALLGAPEGFTVSVSGVSLSAGAGFIVVETGNTMRMPGLPKVPAAERMALGGDGQIEGLL; from the coding sequence ATGAAATCTATTTATGAAATCGCCGCAGATGCGGGTATTCGAGAAGAACATTTGGAGCCTTATGGCAAATACAAAGCAAAAATAGACCCTGCGCTGCTGGAGGAGCTTCAAGGCCGGCCGGATGGCAGGCTGGTGCTGGTAACGGCCGTTAATCCCACACCGGCAGGAGAAGGCAAAACGCTGACGACCATTGGCCTGGCCCAGTCGCTGAATGCGATCGGCCGCAGGACGGTTGCCGCGCTGCGAGAACCTTCGCTTGGCCCGGTATTTGGCATGAAGGGCGGAGCAACCGGAGGGGGCAGAGCCCAGATTGTGCCGGAGGAAGAGATTAATCTGCATTTTACAGGGGACCTGCATGCGATTACCTCGGCGAACAACCTGTTGTCGGCTATGATCGACAATCACATTTACCAGGGGAACGCGCTGCAGCTGGACCCGGCCCGGATCGTCTGGAAAAGGGCGCTGGATATGAATGACCGCGGCCTGCGGAGCATCGTCACAGGTCTAGGCCCAGGCAATGGACCGGTGAGGGAAAGCGGATTCCTGATCACGTCTGCTTCTGAAGTCATGGCTGTATTGTGCCTGAGTGAAAACCTTGAGGATTTGAAGCGGCGTCTCGGCCAGATTTTGATCGGCTACGACGTGAAGGGTCTGCCGGTTACGGCAGACAAGCTGAAGGCGGTAGAAGCGATGGCTGTTCTGCTCAAGGAAGCGATCAAACCGAATTTGGTGCAGACGCTGGAAGGGACGCCCGTTCTGGTGCACGGTGGTCCGTTTGCCAACATCGCCCATGGCTGCAGCAGCCTGATCGCGACCCGGACGGCCCTGAAGCTGGGCGACATTGTCGTGACCGAAGCCGGATTTGGCGCGGAGCTTGGGGCGGAGAAATTTTTTGATATCAAATGCCGTCAATCCGGCTTAAAACCTTCGGCCGCCGTGCTGGTGGTTACAGCGAAAGCGCTGAAATACAACGGGGGAGCAGCCAAGGACCGGCTGGGGACGGAGGATTTGGACAGTCTCAAGCGGGGGATGGGCAATTTAAGAAGGCATGTGCGGAACCTGCAAAAGTTTGGTGTTCCGGTGCTGGTTGCGATCAACCATTTTGCGACGGATACGGACGCTGAAATGGAAGCCATTCGCGAGGAATGTGCAGCGCTTGGGGTTCCGGCGGAGGTCTCCAAAGTGTTTGCGCTCGGCAGTGAAGGCGGGAAGCAGCTGGCTTATGCGCTGGCCGGTCTGCTGGAAGAGGGCCAAGCCGATTTCCGTCCTCTATACGATACGTCGCTGGATCTCAAGAGCAAGATCGAAACGATCGTCAAGGACATCTACGGCGGCGAAGCCGTGACCTATTCGCCTTCGGCCAGCCGCGCGCTCGCTCAAATGGAGAAGCTGGGCTACGGCGGGCTGCCGGTATGTATGGCGAAGACGCCGTATTCCTTCACGGATCAGCCCGCTTTGCTGGGAGCGCCGGAAGGATTTACGGTGAGCGTATCCGGCGTCAGCCTGTCGGCAGGAGCGGGATTCATCGTCGTGGAGACCGGCAACACGATGCGCATGCCGGGCCTGCCGAAGGTGCCGGCGGCAGAGCGGATGGCGCTCGGAGGAGACGGGCAGATTGAGGGGCTGCTGTAG
- a CDS encoding DUF4367 domain-containing protein yields MRRITLILAIVVCFSALLAGCGKKDAAGVVKDLNQSLGKLESYEGSGVMTLHTGETPQMYKVQVWYMNPSYYRIALTNAQKDITQIVLRNDQGVYVLTPSLNKSFRFQSDWPDNQGQVYLYQTLVRSILSDNTRQFVDDKDSYVFEVAANYNTQSLVRQKIWLSKDGYKPQQVQVSDSSAQVVVEVKFDQFEFGKKFDKKDFDMQQNLNTASQDSQGTMLEVDENGQLIEKPASADTAAEDGGAASLPALNESFGVILPTYIPDGAEEKSTQVLDNADRSSVMVQYDGEYQYTILESRSLDRAVSLQKGDLIDMGFTFGQLSGDDLQTLTWTQDGLDFQITSADLPVNEMIKIAASMQDQTGK; encoded by the coding sequence ATGCGTCGTATCACGTTGATCTTAGCCATCGTGGTGTGCTTCTCCGCCTTGCTGGCCGGATGCGGGAAGAAAGATGCGGCAGGTGTCGTCAAGGATTTAAACCAGTCTTTAGGCAAGCTGGAAAGTTATGAAGGTTCGGGGGTTATGACGTTACATACCGGCGAAACGCCTCAGATGTACAAAGTACAGGTGTGGTATATGAACCCGTCTTATTACCGGATCGCTTTAACCAATGCTCAGAAAGACATCACTCAAATCGTGCTGCGCAATGACCAGGGCGTTTATGTGCTGACGCCGAGCCTCAACAAAAGCTTCCGTTTCCAAAGCGATTGGCCGGATAATCAGGGACAGGTTTATTTGTACCAGACGCTTGTTCGCAGTATTTTGTCTGACAATACCCGCCAGTTTGTAGACGACAAGGACAGTTATGTCTTTGAAGTGGCTGCCAACTACAATACCCAATCGTTGGTTCGTCAGAAGATTTGGCTGAGCAAAGACGGCTACAAACCGCAGCAGGTGCAGGTATCCGATTCCTCCGCCCAGGTCGTGGTGGAAGTGAAGTTTGATCAGTTCGAGTTCGGCAAGAAATTTGATAAGAAGGACTTTGATATGCAGCAGAATCTCAACACGGCCAGCCAGGATTCCCAAGGAACCATGCTGGAAGTGGATGAGAACGGCCAGCTGATCGAGAAACCGGCAAGCGCTGACACGGCAGCAGAGGACGGCGGCGCGGCGAGCCTGCCGGCTCTCAATGAATCGTTTGGCGTTATTCTTCCTACTTATATTCCGGACGGTGCCGAAGAGAAATCGACTCAGGTGCTGGATAATGCCGACCGCAGCTCGGTAATGGTGCAATACGATGGGGAATATCAATATACGATTCTGGAATCCCGTTCCCTTGACCGTGCCGTCTCCCTGCAGAAAGGAGATTTGATCGACATGGGTTTCACGTTTGGCCAGCTCTCCGGAGATGATCTGCAGACGTTGACCTGGACCCAGGATGGACTGGATTTCCAAATTACAAGCGCGGATCTCCCGGTGAATGAGATGATCAAAATCGCCGCTTCTATGCAGGATCAAACGGGTAAATAA
- the alr gene encoding alanine racemase → MQVNYRPTVAEIDLDAMESNYLALRQSLPEGMKLLICVKANAYGHGAVHVAEEMQRLKADYLSVAFLDEALELRAAGITMPILVLGYTPPEGVRTAWDHGITICIFDEEVLEAARRLGPEASKSRLKVHIKVDTGMGRIGLLPDEAPAFVQQAVSVPGIEVEGLFTHFSTADEKDKSYTLEQYRRFQDVTDALKELQIKVPIIHTGNSATAIDLPELSFDMVRVGIAIYGLYPSDEVRSQNVKLIPVLSLKTRLSYVKELPPGWGISYGKRYETQNWEKIGTLPVGYADGYSRMLGGKAHVLIRGRRVPVVGTICMDQCMVSLQDFKDNGEQIQVGEEAVLIGRQQGGEISADELASWLGTIHYEVICMIAHRVPRVYKKAGRQDEIVNPLF, encoded by the coding sequence GTGCAAGTGAATTATCGACCGACTGTTGCAGAAATTGATCTGGATGCTATGGAATCCAATTACCTGGCACTCAGACAGTCCCTGCCGGAAGGGATGAAACTGCTGATCTGCGTGAAAGCTAACGCTTATGGGCATGGAGCGGTGCATGTAGCCGAAGAAATGCAGCGTCTGAAGGCGGACTATTTAAGCGTGGCTTTCCTGGATGAGGCGCTGGAACTGCGGGCGGCAGGCATTACCATGCCGATCCTGGTTCTGGGTTATACGCCGCCGGAAGGAGTGCGTACGGCTTGGGATCATGGCATCACGATCTGCATCTTTGACGAGGAAGTGCTGGAAGCCGCCCGCAGGCTTGGACCGGAGGCTTCCAAATCCAGGCTGAAGGTCCACATTAAAGTGGATACCGGAATGGGACGTATCGGATTGCTGCCGGATGAGGCGCCGGCGTTTGTGCAGCAGGCAGTTTCTGTACCGGGCATTGAGGTCGAAGGGCTGTTCACCCATTTTTCCACCGCAGATGAAAAAGACAAATCTTATACACTTGAACAATACAGAAGGTTTCAGGACGTTACGGACGCGCTGAAGGAGCTTCAGATCAAGGTGCCTATTATACATACGGGCAACAGCGCCACAGCGATCGATCTGCCGGAACTTTCCTTTGATATGGTACGGGTCGGGATTGCCATTTACGGACTGTACCCGTCGGATGAGGTTCGTAGCCAGAACGTGAAGCTGATACCGGTACTTTCGCTCAAAACCAGATTGTCATATGTTAAAGAATTGCCGCCGGGCTGGGGGATCAGCTACGGGAAAAGATACGAAACGCAGAATTGGGAAAAGATCGGCACTTTGCCTGTCGGTTATGCCGACGGCTATTCCCGGATGCTTGGCGGTAAAGCGCATGTCCTGATACGCGGGCGCCGCGTTCCAGTGGTTGGAACCATCTGTATGGATCAGTGTATGGTATCTCTGCAAGACTTCAAGGATAACGGAGAACAAATTCAAGTCGGCGAGGAAGCTGTTCTGATCGGCCGGCAGCAGGGCGGAGAAATTTCCGCGGATGAGCTGGCTTCCTGGCTGGGAACGATCCACTATGAGGTGATCTGCATGATTGCCCACCGGGTGCCCCGGGTTTATAAGAAAGCCGGACGCCAAGACGAAATCGTGAACCCGCTGTTCTAA
- a CDS encoding CopG family ribbon-helix-helix protein, whose product MANMHSTKRIMISLPDHLLQEVDGIARLENSNRSELIRQAMKLYLNERKKRFIRDSMQRGYMEMAKINLTMAAEAFHAEEDADSTLDRLVSGV is encoded by the coding sequence TTGGCAAATATGCACAGTACCAAAAGGATCATGATCAGTTTGCCGGATCATCTTCTTCAGGAAGTGGACGGAATTGCCCGGCTGGAGAATTCCAATCGCAGTGAGCTTATCAGACAGGCCATGAAGCTGTATTTGAACGAACGCAAGAAGCGGTTCATTCGGGATTCCATGCAGCGGGGGTATATGGAGATGGCCAAAATCAATTTGACCATGGCTGCTGAGGCGTTTCACGCAGAGGAAGATGCAGACAGCACCCTTGACCGCCTGGTAAGCGGGGTGTAG
- a CDS encoding type II toxin-antitoxin system PemK/MazF family toxin, translating to MIVKRGDVFFADLSPVVGSEQGGVRPVLIIQNDIGNRFSPTAIVAAITAQIQKAKLPTHVEIDAEAHGFDRDSVILLEQIRTIDKQRLTDKITHLDEETMKKVDDSLLISLGLIDF from the coding sequence TTGATTGTAAAGCGCGGCGACGTTTTTTTCGCAGATCTCTCTCCTGTGGTCGGTTCCGAGCAGGGTGGGGTCAGACCGGTGCTGATCATCCAGAATGATATCGGGAACCGTTTCAGTCCGACTGCCATTGTGGCGGCCATTACGGCCCAAATCCAGAAAGCAAAGCTGCCGACTCACGTGGAGATTGACGCTGAAGCCCACGGCTTTGACCGTGATTCCGTCATTTTGCTGGAGCAGATTCGGACGATTGACAAACAACGGCTGACGGACAAAATCACGCACCTGGACGAAGAAACGATGAAGAAGGTGGATGACTCTCTTCTGATCAGTCTGGGTTTGATTGACTTTTAA
- a CDS encoding Tex family protein, with protein sequence MTEQDINVQAEALSEQAKAEEQEQIVRQVSRELNLTLKQVRTTISLLDEGNTIPFIARYRKEMTGELDENQLRSIEERNQYLRGLAERKREVIRIIDEQGKLTGELAESIRQAVKLQEVEDLYRPFRQKRKTRASVAKEKGLEPLAEWLLSQPAKGDPAAQAAAYVDADKGVATAEEALQGAMDILAEQFADDAKIRAWIRRYTMDHALIVSEAKDAEQESVYEMYYNYRELAKKMPPHRILAINRGERENVLKIGLEVQAEPVHAFMTKQIMKGSSATAALLQTAIEDAYKRLIAPSIERELRGELTEKAEAQAISIFSANLRSLLLQPPVKGKTVLGVDPAYRTGCKLAVVDDTGKLLEVAVTYPTPPNNKKKEASAKFHELIDRYGINLIAIGNGTASRETEQFVAEVIAERKQDELAYLIVNEAGASVYSASKLAQEEFPELDVAERSAASIARRLQDPLAELVKIEPKAIGVGQYQHDVSQKHLDESLKVVVESAVNHVGVDVNTASSALLSYVSGVNATIAKNIVKFREENGKFTSRKMLQKVPRLGAKTFEQCVGFMRIGGGENPLDYTPIHPESYDVVNRLFAELGLSIDQLGTKELADRLAAVNVDELAAKLEVGAPTLRDIVDSLVRPGRDPREELPAPIFRKDVLKLEDLVPGMELQGTVRNVIDFGAFVDIGVKNDGLVHISQLSSGYVKHPMDVVSVGDNVTVWVLNVDEKKGRVGLTMRPPGGSGAANAQ encoded by the coding sequence TTGACAGAACAGGATATAAATGTACAAGCCGAAGCTCTGTCCGAACAGGCGAAAGCGGAGGAGCAAGAGCAGATTGTCCGCCAGGTCTCCAGGGAGCTTAACCTGACGCTTAAGCAGGTCCGTACTACGATTTCGCTGCTGGACGAAGGCAATACGATTCCTTTTATTGCCCGCTACCGCAAGGAAATGACGGGCGAGCTGGACGAGAACCAGCTGCGCAGCATTGAAGAAAGAAATCAATACCTGCGTGGTCTTGCGGAGCGCAAACGCGAGGTCATCCGCATCATCGACGAGCAGGGCAAGCTGACCGGGGAGCTGGCCGAATCGATCCGCCAGGCGGTCAAGCTGCAGGAGGTCGAAGATTTGTACCGTCCTTTCCGTCAGAAGCGGAAGACACGGGCCAGCGTTGCGAAAGAGAAAGGGCTTGAGCCGCTGGCCGAATGGCTGCTGTCCCAGCCGGCCAAAGGAGACCCTGCGGCGCAGGCAGCCGCTTATGTCGACGCCGATAAGGGCGTGGCCACCGCAGAAGAAGCCCTGCAGGGCGCGATGGATATTCTGGCGGAGCAGTTCGCCGACGATGCGAAGATCCGGGCATGGATTCGCCGCTATACGATGGATCATGCTCTGATTGTATCGGAAGCGAAGGATGCGGAGCAGGAATCCGTCTATGAAATGTATTATAACTACCGGGAGCTGGCCAAAAAGATGCCGCCGCACCGCATTCTGGCGATCAACCGCGGCGAACGGGAGAACGTCTTAAAGATCGGTCTTGAGGTGCAGGCGGAGCCGGTTCATGCTTTTATGACGAAACAAATCATGAAAGGCAGCTCGGCGACTGCCGCTTTGCTGCAGACAGCCATTGAGGATGCGTACAAACGGCTGATCGCACCTTCGATTGAACGCGAGCTGCGGGGCGAGCTGACCGAGAAAGCCGAAGCGCAGGCGATTTCGATCTTCTCCGCCAATCTGCGCAGCCTGCTGCTGCAGCCGCCGGTGAAGGGCAAAACCGTGCTGGGCGTCGATCCGGCCTACCGGACGGGCTGCAAGCTGGCCGTGGTTGACGACACCGGCAAGCTGCTGGAGGTGGCCGTGACGTATCCGACTCCTCCGAATAACAAAAAGAAAGAAGCCTCAGCCAAATTCCACGAATTGATTGACCGGTACGGCATCAATCTGATCGCGATCGGCAACGGCACCGCTTCGCGTGAGACGGAGCAGTTCGTCGCGGAAGTGATCGCCGAGCGCAAGCAGGACGAGCTGGCTTACCTGATCGTGAACGAGGCTGGCGCAAGCGTGTATTCCGCCTCCAAGCTGGCGCAGGAGGAGTTCCCGGAACTGGACGTCGCCGAGCGCAGCGCGGCGTCGATTGCCCGCCGCCTGCAGGATCCGCTGGCGGAGCTGGTCAAGATCGAGCCGAAAGCGATCGGCGTTGGCCAATACCAGCATGACGTATCCCAGAAACATCTGGACGAAAGCCTGAAGGTGGTCGTGGAATCGGCCGTTAACCATGTCGGCGTTGATGTGAATACTGCTTCTTCGGCGCTGCTGTCCTATGTATCCGGCGTGAATGCAACAATTGCCAAAAATATCGTGAAGTTCCGCGAGGAGAACGGCAAATTTACGAGCCGCAAAATGCTGCAGAAGGTGCCGCGTCTCGGCGCCAAAACGTTCGAGCAATGTGTAGGTTTCATGCGGATCGGCGGCGGGGAGAACCCGCTCGACTACACGCCGATTCACCCGGAATCGTATGACGTGGTGAACCGCCTGTTTGCCGAGCTTGGCCTCAGCATCGATCAGCTTGGCACCAAAGAGCTGGCCGACCGGCTTGCCGCTGTGAATGTGGATGAGCTGGCAGCCAAGCTGGAAGTTGGCGCGCCTACGCTGCGGGATATTGTGGACAGCCTGGTCCGTCCTGGCCGCGACCCGCGTGAGGAGCTGCCGGCGCCGATTTTCCGCAAAGACGTGCTCAAGCTGGAGGATCTTGTACCCGGCATGGAGCTTCAAGGAACGGTGCGCAACGTGATCGACTTTGGCGCGTTCGTAGACATCGGCGTCAAAAACGACGGCCTCGTCCACATCTCCCAGCTCAGCAGCGGATACGTCAAACATCCGATGGACGTTGTATCCGTTGGCGATAACGTCACCGTTTGGGTGCTGAACGTGGATGAGAAGAAAGGGCGCGTTGGTCTGACAATGCGGCCTCCGGGCGGCAGCGGCGCCGCAAACGCGCAGTGA
- the cmpA gene encoding cortex morphogenetic protein CmpA, translating into MPKWLCNQMMSAFYKKDRRQVKLLNDCWFFYHNRKSEPGSSEALHAE; encoded by the coding sequence ATGCCGAAGTGGCTTTGCAACCAAATGATGAGTGCTTTTTACAAAAAAGATCGGCGTCAGGTCAAACTGCTAAACGACTGCTGGTTCTTCTACCATAACCGCAAGTCGGAACCGGGGTCATCCGAAGCGCTTCATGCCGAATAA
- a CDS encoding hydrolase/acyltransferase produces MPTMRYCILQQETELIFVEMPADYAYQLSALILRLNKEVDKLTADNVPALPQAVAECDSLDLLRESDQIAGGLDYINRLEQSFSSIQETSYPLISLLTEIRALQAQLEQWYEEAAEETELLS; encoded by the coding sequence ATGCCGACCATGCGTTATTGTATTTTACAGCAAGAGACCGAACTTATCTTTGTGGAAATGCCTGCCGATTACGCTTACCAGCTCAGCGCTTTGATCCTGCGCCTGAACAAGGAAGTAGACAAGCTCACAGCGGATAATGTGCCCGCCCTTCCCCAAGCGGTAGCCGAATGCGACAGCCTCGACCTGCTTAGAGAGTCCGATCAAATTGCCGGAGGCCTGGATTACATCAACCGTCTTGAGCAATCCTTCTCGTCGATTCAGGAAACGAGCTACCCGCTGATTTCCTTGCTGACCGAAATCCGTGCCCTTCAGGCTCAGCTAGAGCAATGGTACGAAGAAGCAGCAGAAGAAACTGAATTGCTGTCATAG
- a CDS encoding SprT family protein, whose protein sequence is MDDKELQSWVEEISLRWFGMRFRHQATFNSRLRSTGGRYFMKSHNIEINPKQLEHYGREETEKIIKHELCHYHLHLLGRGYQHKDADFKALLNKVGGSRFCQSLPGAQGRRTLPYRYELVCQSCGLKYPRKRKVDARRYRCGKCAGKLKLFSLPS, encoded by the coding sequence ATGGACGATAAAGAGCTTCAGAGCTGGGTAGAGGAGATTTCGCTGCGCTGGTTCGGCATGAGGTTCCGCCATCAGGCCACCTTTAATTCCAGGCTCCGTTCCACCGGAGGCCGTTATTTTATGAAGAGCCATAATATTGAAATCAATCCCAAGCAGCTTGAGCATTACGGACGCGAAGAAACGGAGAAGATCATCAAACACGAGCTGTGCCATTACCATCTGCATCTGCTGGGGCGCGGATACCAGCATAAAGACGCTGATTTTAAGGCCCTGCTAAATAAAGTGGGCGGCAGCCGCTTCTGTCAAAGCCTGCCGGGCGCCCAGGGACGCCGCACGCTTCCTTACCGCTACGAGCTGGTCTGCCAGAGCTGCGGCCTGAAATATCCGCGCAAACGCAAGGTGGATGCGAGGAGGTATCGCTGCGGGAAATGTGCAGGCAAGCTGAAGTTGTTTTCCCTGCCATCCTGA